In Maylandia zebra isolate NMK-2024a linkage group LG12, Mzebra_GT3a, whole genome shotgun sequence, a single genomic region encodes these proteins:
- the LOC106674825 gene encoding granzyme K isoform X1 produces MSCLKNFSLLISCVLLFIIQPGRGSEIINGKEVEPHSLPFMAYVISVTDSLCGGTLIHPQWVLTAAHCTGSYWVTLGAHSRTKNEHSKQLRVVEKSFPHPDYCCAKHDNDLMLLKLKEPVRKTRAVQWLEFGDTVRDPAAGSTCLVAGWGVTETKQPSDVLMSVNVTVVDRQTCNSRDYYDHDPVITDDMICAGSDGTNVADTCQGDSGGPLLCDGALVGVTSFGEGCGIIKKPGVYSFVSEKQLYWIKTTMKLF; encoded by the exons atgtCCTGCCTGAAGAATTTCAGTCTTCTCATCTCATGTgtgctcctcttcatcatccagCCAG gTCGTGGTTCTGAGATTATTAATGGGAAAGAAGTCGAGCCACACTCACTGCCTTTCATGGCTTATGTGATAAGTGTGACTGATTCTTTGTGTGGAGGGACATTAATCCATCCACAGTGGGTGCTGACAGCTGCTCACTGCACTGG gaGTTACTGGGTGACGCTGGGAGCCCACTCCAGAACGAAAAACGAACATTCCAAGCAACTCCGAGTCGTCGAGAAAAGTTTTCCTCATCCTGACTACTGTTGTGCAAAGCACGACAATGACCTCATGTTGCTGAAG cTTAAAGAACCGGTGAGGAAAACCAGGGCAGTGCAGTGGCTCGAGTTTGGCGACACTGTGAGAGACCCGGCAGCTGGCAGCACGTGTCTGGTGGCCGGATGGGGAGTAactgaaacaaaacaaccaTCAGATGTCCTCATGTCTGTCAATGTGACTGTGGTCGACAGGCAGACGTGCAACTCTCGTGATTATTACGACCACGACCCTGTTATCACTGATGACATGATATGTGCTGGTTCAGATGGTACAAACGTCGCTGATACCTGTCAG GGGGATTCAGGAGGGCCGCTGTTGTGCGATGGAGCGCTGGTTGGAGTCACTTCTTTCGGAGAGGGTTGTGGTATCATTAAAAAACCTGGAGTCTACTCGTTTGTCTCAGAGAAACAACTGTACTGGATCAAAACCACGATGAAGTTATTCTAA
- the LOC106674825 gene encoding granzyme K isoform X2, with the protein MSCLKNFSLLISCVLLFIIQPGRGSEIINGKEVEPHSLPFMAYVISVTDSLCGGTLIHPQWVLTAAHCTGSYWVTLGAHSRTKNEHSKQLRVVEKSFPHPDYCCAKHDNDLMLLKLKEPVRKTRAVQWLEFGDTVRDPAAGSTCLVAGWGVTETKQPSDVLMSVNVTVVDRQTCNSRDYYDHDPVITDDMICAGSDGTNVADTCQGDSGGPLLCDGALVGVTSFGEGCGIIKKPGVYSFVSEKQLYWIKTTMKLF; encoded by the exons gTCGTGGTTCTGAGATTATTAATGGGAAAGAAGTCGAGCCACACTCACTGCCTTTCATGGCTTATGTGATAAGTGTGACTGATTCTTTGTGTGGAGGGACATTAATCCATCCACAGTGGGTGCTGACAGCTGCTCACTGCACTGG gaGTTACTGGGTGACGCTGGGAGCCCACTCCAGAACGAAAAACGAACATTCCAAGCAACTCCGAGTCGTCGAGAAAAGTTTTCCTCATCCTGACTACTGTTGTGCAAAGCACGACAATGACCTCATGTTGCTGAAG cTTAAAGAACCGGTGAGGAAAACCAGGGCAGTGCAGTGGCTCGAGTTTGGCGACACTGTGAGAGACCCGGCAGCTGGCAGCACGTGTCTGGTGGCCGGATGGGGAGTAactgaaacaaaacaaccaTCAGATGTCCTCATGTCTGTCAATGTGACTGTGGTCGACAGGCAGACGTGCAACTCTCGTGATTATTACGACCACGACCCTGTTATCACTGATGACATGATATGTGCTGGTTCAGATGGTACAAACGTCGCTGATACCTGTCAG GGGGATTCAGGAGGGCCGCTGTTGTGCGATGGAGCGCTGGTTGGAGTCACTTCTTTCGGAGAGGGTTGTGGTATCATTAAAAAACCTGGAGTCTACTCGTTTGTCTCAGAGAAACAACTGTACTGGATCAAAACCACGATGAAGTTATTCTAA